The DNA window ATCCTAAATTAAAGGATTTAAAAGACAAAGCATTAATTTTGGCCCTTTTCTTGCAGAGTCAGTTACTATTTTTCTCTCGCTTTCCCTTTCTTCAACAAACTCTGGAAAGTAACGCTCCGTAATTTATATTTCCATTTAAACTGTAATTATTATCTAATCTCCTTAATTAAGGAAACCAGCAAACCTAAGGCCACTCTGGGATTTTCTTGTTAAACGACGACGTTGGGAAGACAACTTTCGTCCTATCCTTTGTGTGATCACGACGGCACCAAGCTCGTGAACCAATAGTAATTGTtggatattatttttttctaattgatTGCTGACAAAATGGATGacgtatattttaatataatttaatctccACAAATCATTTTactaaatattgttatttaatcGACATTATTATTAGATGAACAtgcacataataataaaatatttataaataagtttaatcttatattttatatttgtaaacTAGATTTATGACATACTCACAATactaaatatatttgttaaaaatcgtattaatatttttttaacatataaaatattaaatgtcaAATGCGTAGGAGTCAAATAATATTTAGAATATAGTATTAGTAGCAGTAATTTTCTTTTCACTTAttgaaacaaaaacattttattcAAAGTTACAATACTTTTTTCCAGTAAACGATAATGTCGTGTAGTTATTAAATTGGTAGTTGGATTGAACTGATTTATTTGTATTTTGGAAATAGTTGGCTGCTTTTGTTCATGCGATATgataataaaaagaattttaaccctaaaaaaaaagaaattaaataagagCCCATCGAGCAATGGGTTGTACCTAAAACAATTAATCATACTCACCCAcggtttatttattttgaagaatCATACTCATCCactggttgttttttttttttaaacataaaatatcacTCCGTTGATAGCATAAAAGGGCATTAGACAAATCTTACAACATGAAAAACAGAACAATAGCTTGTAAGGCTATTCATGTTCTTATGGAGCATCATAAGTAAAAGACAAGCATTTCTAACAACAAAAAAATGACAAGCAAACACGACTCTAAATTTATTCCATAGGCATAATTTGAGAAACCTCACACGAATAAGAAAGAACAGGATACCCTCACAGGGTGAACCCATCATCTTCAAAATAAATGATATTGCGATAGTAGCATCAATATTCTTCACCTTCCTCTTCATCATCTCCACCTTCAGCACCAACTTCTTCATAATCCTTCTCAAGAGCAGCCAGATCCTCACGGGCTTCCGAGAATTCACCTTCTTCCATGCCCTCTCCAACATACCAATGCACAAATGCTCTCTTCGAGTACATCAGATCAAACTTGTGGTCAATGCGTGCAAACACCTCTGCCACTGCTGTGTTATTGCTTATCATACAAACAGCTCGCTGCACCTTAGCAAGATCTCCTCCAGGGACAACAGCTGGGGGCTGATAGTTAATACCGCATTTGAAACCAGTTGGGCACCAGTCAACAAACTGCACGGTCCTCTTCGTTTTGATGGTAGCAACAGCAGCGTTCACATCCTTGGGCACCACATCTCCTCGATACATCAGGCAGCAAGCCATGTACTTGCCATGCCTTGGATCGCACTTGGCCATCATGCTTGAGGGCTCAAACACAGCGTTTGTGATCTCAGGAACTGATATCTGTTCATGGTATGCTTTCTCAGCTGAGATAACAGGCGCATAAGAAGAGAGCATGAAATGGATCCGAGGATATGGCACAAGATTGGTTTGGAACTCTGTAATGTCTACATTAATGGCTCCATCAAACCTTAAAGAAGTCGTCAAGGACGATATGGTTTGAGAAATCAGCCGGTTCAAATTGGTGTAAGTTGGCCTCTCGATATCGAGGGATCTCCGGCATATGTCGTAAATTGCTTCATTGTCCAAGAGCACGGCCACATCTGTGTGCTCAAGAAGGGAATGAGTGGACAGAACACTATTGTAAGGCTCCACAACTGCAGTTGAGACCTGAGGCGAAGGATAGATGGTGAACCCGagctttgatttctttccataaTCCACCGACAAGCGCTCCAACAACAAAGATCCAAGACCAGAACCGGTTCCACCGCCGACAGCATTGAACACCATAAAGCCCTGCAGACCAGTGCAGTTATCAGCTAACTTCCTAACTCGATCTAGGCAGAGATCCACAATTTCCTTCCCAATTGTATAGTGGCCTCTGGCAAAATTATTAGCAGCATCTTCCTTGCCGGAAATAAGCTGCTCAGGGTGGAAAAGTTGGCGATAAGGGCCGGTCCGGACCTCATCGATAACAGTGGGTTCCAGATCAACAAAGACAGCTCTAGGCACATGCTTTCCCGAACCCGTTTCGCTGAAGAAAGTGTTGAAAGCATCGTGTGCGACGCCCATAGAGGTGTCGCTCGGCATTGTTCCATCAGGGTGGATTTCATGTTCAAGACAGTAAAGCTCCCAGCATGAATTCCCAACCTGAATCCCAGCTTGGCCAATGTGGACGCTAATAATCTCTCTCATCTCTCCCTTCCTCTTTCTTCCTTTACTCGAGAAAAGTAAAGATCTGGAATTTAGAAGACCCGATACAGATGGATCTGAGTTAAATCTGATCGGATCTGATGCAGGTTTGTTAGGGAAAATGGAACGAAACTATGAAAGCAAAGGATAAGGAGTGAACTCAACTGAAGGCTGAGAAGGTGCAATTATACAAAATATCCTACTCATCCACTGTTGAAATATAATAGTAAAAGTACAAACGAGAATCCTCTGCATTTTACTTTTCTATATATCAAATACCAAATTTATCCTTGTTAAAAATTTATTGTCAAAAATGGATAAAATAGATGCATACATTCGTTTttaaccataaaaataaataaaatttttaacaaaaacaattaatttactaatatatacattttctaataaaaaataaaatataattccagttttaccaaaatataaactgcggggttttatggtagaaaattcTAAAAGACAAACAACATCTCTCAACGCTAGGCGCATAAATCTCACTCGGGTGCGTGAAGGTAAAGTAAATCCATCAAATCTACATAACTATTTTCATGTActtttaaaataacaaataaaatcgAAAAAGTCATGCGGATCAATCACATTTGTAATTGAATCCGCCGATTTTATCTATGCCGCACCATGTTACATTTTTAATAAtaacttgtttttaaaatatttgttaaaattttatttaaagattatttttttaaaaaaatttaaatattaattttaaactaCCATTGCATTATGGCAAAAAAAATATCCTTGAATAAATATAtgttaattgtgaaaaagttattgaaaatattcaacataacattgaatatattttaaagttttttttaatattttaatcttaGTTTTAGATTGAGCTCTCAAATATATTAcaaattgtcgaaaccatttttttgaaaaaaacaaaaattttaggttgtcgactttaaaaaataaaataaatgggagtcgccaccaatcttttattgaggtgtgattggatcacctaaaatgattttgatctacgagttttagaaaaaaacaggttcgggagtcagttacgtacgaggaatgattagcacccttgtaacgcccaaaatttggtaccaagttgattaattagtgtcttaaggtcgaaaattttaaaaatataatcttttaaaaaaaacttaaaacgttgCGTATTAAGACCCTTGTCAATTTAGAGAAGcaaaaatgtcacacccaatgcgttaggcacaacattctaatttcctccaaaatgaattgggccaaaatactagtgcaataaaactttaaaaaaaacattcacTTATCCAATATTTAAGAAATcgcacccaatacgttagggcacgattcctctaaaatcccaaacttagaatatttcctttactttaaaagaacatccatttatccaagatttaagaaatcacacccaatacgttagggcacgattcctctaaaattccaaactcggaatatttcctttattatttttaaaaaaaatcttcatttcgagaaatcaatgcgtcacatccaatacgttaggacacaacgtgttgaattcccaataatgagttcttattttagTTGGTTTAAAGAGCAATCCTCGATcattagattttcaaaaaaatcggaacccaatacgttagggctcaatttccttgagaaatcctaaatacgagtactatctctattttgaaaagtttgatttttaaaaaattgagtaaaaaaatgtaatgttataccactttaaatatataatgtaataataaatattacgatAGCAtaaaaataatgcaaatatataaacaaataaatacaataatggcatgcaaaatatcaaataaatgggccagataataaaaatatgtaaaccTAAATCAATAGGCAAATgatcgaaataaataaaaaaatgtatacatgtacacataaaaatatataggtttaaaataagtaaataatatctacattatcgaagttaattaatgaaataaatatgtatacacataaacatgagaaaaatattagttgcaaaaaaaataaatgtataaaaaatatacatatatataggttTTTTTAAAGGTAATATAaggaaaaaatattattaattgataataaaaaaataatgatggaaataaaactaaattgaattgcagtttaaaaaaatgggtaaaattcgcaaatagtaaaaattaaaggactaaattgaacgcgcgaattacatagaggggctggaagggaaattttcccttctcctctaaaacggcgccattccagtaggattaaattgaaatggaaaataaattaaagaacaaatttaaaaaacacaaaaaaacctaattgaaaattcattaaaaggcGGATGGGTCAAAAATGCAATTTGCCCCTCCGCAtgagaaacacgcggatcctgggtcCGGGCCGGGTcgacacgcggatccttccctcaaaaacggcgtcgttttcaaatggctatttaagccaaaattaaaacaaaaattacatttcaaaacatttaaaaaaaaaaccaaatctttcaaaaaaaacgCTCTAGGCCTTTTTAATATTTCTGACCCCTCTAGGCCCAGATCTGGGCTAAAATCCCCAAAATCGATAAAAAAAACACTAGAAAAACCCTAGAAACTTTTTGGTTTCTAGTCGTCTGTCATCGGAGACGATTCCTCGGCCGTTCACGGCGATTAGGGCTTAAAACCCAGGTTCTTTATTTCCtcttgtattatttatatatataaacgataaaataaatacatataacagAAAAAATGTAACAACCTTTGATTTGGTTTTTTTTGCTCTCTATATTGCGTAAGTAGAAGTCTTTTTTATTTCTGATTTCGAAATCGGATCCTTATTACAGTATGCTCAATGGCCTCTTATAGCCGTatgaaataaatctaaaaaggaaagaaatctaTTCTTGATTTGATTTACAAATATTGTTGATTTGCTTTCcacttttgttttcctcgatgcACAGGTAAAAATCCATGGAGATTCGAAGCTTGCGGCGCGAGATGTTGCTGCTGCTAGGGTTCCAGAAATTGTTCTCATCATTTGGGCTGAACTGTAATTGGGCTTTGGGTTTGGGTCATTTATTTTAGGCCTGTTTCACTGTAATTGGTTTGGGTTTTGGGCCCGTTTAGTTGTAACAGGACTGTTCTATATATGCCGGGTAAAATTGAGGTATTGCAAATTAATTTGCATACTCGTGCGATGCATTAATTAaatgtatattataattttaaattcaacattttattcatgttttgatAAAAGTTTTGTATGTATTCAAgaataaattatttgataatataaaatattaatatcataaatatacaatattttagaagtgaatttttaaaattaatagttactGTGactaatacgtatatatatttgcatgaactGTGACTAATACATATGTTTATTGTATCTGTATTTGAGATTGTACGTACAACATGTCTTATGTTACTATTAAATCGAATACATAATAAGCATATTGATTACTATTGTATTGTTCtgttaaaatcataattaaatgttACCGTATTGATCCATTTTGAACAAgccatgttgcattgcatggggtgggacaaTTGAACGGAGGAAGTAGTCACAGTTTATATGCTCAACTAGTGATTTATCCACAATGTATTTTAGTGGCAGTCATATGCTTGACCAATGGTTTATCCACATCAACTTTTCTTTGCATAAACGGATAGTTCATCCAccaatatatttttatcattagcAGTTCAACTGTAATGATCAGTGGTTCTTCGACAACTAGCAATGCAAATAATTATGGTAGGAGAGTAGAAAGAAATTTTGTTTCTATGATTTCAGGTGTTCcagacaaaataaaatttaactccTATTTATAGGAGTTCTCATGTTTCATCATAGGAACACAACTATCTAAATGGATAGTCATATCttttaacaataaatataattactcaattaataatcATGATTCATTGTTAATAATAAAGTGATatcatttttgaatttaagagacATAATTCATCTTTATGAAATGTGACAACTCTTGATTAATAAGCAAGTGATATAACTTTTGTTGcttataacttttcatttgcaactattgaaatattatatatatattgaaaatgttccaacaaaaaTTACACAATTCTTCGAACTATTTCTAAACACGATAATGTGGAGAATGAGCTCTAACAAAAATAGAATTTATCATAatagccataattatttttagggGAAAATGTGTGAATAAAATTTAGGAAGGATTAGATCtgaataataaatttttggaGGAGTCAgaagataattttactattatatatatttataaatttataattttaaaggatttgaaaacaattttacaattttgaaGTACTAAACACCTGCCTACCCCTAAATTAACTTttgattatttgtaaaatatttttaagacgACAAGTGTAAAAAAGGTGTtggataaatatttatatttttattcatggagtaattaaaaaaataaatatagttattaaattcatgaaaatattaaataaaaattagaaattaaatgaaaaaaataagagaggGTCACTTGGCGCAATATGAACTTATATACcttgttatattatttattaattttttttattggtggAATGCTCTAGATGTGAATGGTCGGGCTGggtcgggctcaactaaaaatttaggcccatttgttAGGCCTGGGCTCAGCCCGACTcgaaaaatgggtctaaaattgtGTCCAAGCTAActcggataaaaatgttaaaactcgggTCCGACCCGGCCCgccaatattaatttttatatttttatataattttaaaatgtatacaatacatcaaaaatactaaaaacatcaaaataaacatttcccaacaatttgaaaataaattttaaaaaaatatgtatactttaaataacactaagataaacgcaatttaacaagtaaatgcttctaaaataataacaaaattaacaaatgtctttaaaataataaaaaaattaataataaaataagttttatataatatccaaataataacaacaaaatagtagtaacaaaatagtgaaattatgaaagaaatttgatttattttgttagGTATTGATTATTAATTGATAAAcaactaattatttttttagaaaaattatattaaacaataaagcgggcaaaataccaaaaaagccacttttttttaaatttaccgaaatgggctcggtattttattatttaccgaaatgggcccttttcccctaaatcgcgtccacgtcagcgcgaagtCAGGAGACGTATCAGCAAatcacgtccacgtcagcgcgctttgctgacgcgGGCGCAATTTGCTACCACGTAGCGCGCCCCTGGGGACGCGATTTccccgcgcgtgaacagtgcaaCGGTCATTTTTTTGACCATTGCCCCCCCCAACgggtaaaaaaaaatctataaatacctccaccctttattttttttcacaaactaattctctctcaaatttcctctcaatttgctctcaaattccttctaaatttctctcaaatccatatttaatctcAAATTGCTCTCAAAttgctcttaaatttctcttaaatccctatttttaaataattttaaataattttattttttttaatttttttaaatcgtaaaaatttgtacgatttcagcAATGGTCGGAGAATTGACTCGTCTAGATAAGCAGCACATATCCGTCGAACAAATTAAAtggcaaaataccaaaaaaaccacttttttttaaaatttattgaaatgggcccggtattttattatttaccggaatgggccacgctgacgtggacgcgatttaggAGAAAaagggcccattccggtaaataataaaatattgggcccatttcgataaatttaaaaaaaaaagttttttttgatattttaccAATAAAGCATTATTTATACCAAACAAATATAGAAACAATGTAATATGTGACCCacagtatttaaaaaataatgtatatttcaatttataaaattttattctgCTTAAAAAGAAGcaacaattatatttaaataaaaaataaaaaatgggatGCACCACTTGTAACAAACATAGTGCACGTACCAGATAATTATATATGATTTGCATTAGATAATTCgttattatttcaattcataatggttaaatttgaaaaaaaaaaagtatcagACAATAATATTAAGGTCACCACGCTAGGACAACGAGGATGAAGAATCCTCAACTTCCTAAGAGTGACGAGTGATATAACTCTTCTATTAGAAATTTACAGCCAGCAAATACTTTCACTCTAAAAAATTCACGTTGAACCCTTTTAGTGTATCAATTGATGTTGTTCTTTGAAGCCTAATCTGCTCTCTGAACTTGGCTATAAACTCACCAGCCTTCCTATCAACCTCATAAGTATCACTTCCTGCTACACTCGTAGTTCCAGACATGGTTGCTTCATCTGACCTTTCTCCAAAATCTTCATCCTCTCTCTCCGACTCGGAATTCTCCGCAAACTCTTGATTCCGGTTTCTGGAATATGTTGGGTTTGGCATGTAAGCATTACCTCCAAGATTCTGCCTGTTGAACACAACCGAGGGATTACAATCTCCTAATTTTGGGTCACTTCCACCTTTGTAACCCTCAACCTCTTCAATTTCATCACATCCCTTTGTATGATTTTCCTGCTTCTCTCTGGCATCCCCAGACCCAACTATGGTAATGCCACTGCCTCTAAAGGTTCGAACAGACTTCCCTCTTGAGGAAGCCTTGGAGGGAGCTATAGGCTTTGCATCAAATTTCAAGGGATACCTTGACACCCTTTCTTTGTTGGCTGATGAACCATCATCCTTTTTGCTGTCACAGAATTCCTCCCATTCATCCTCAAAGCATTTCCTTGAGCGGGTCCCCAATAAGGAGCCATCACTATACTGCCGAGAATGCGATGCAATTACTGGCTTCCGTCTTTTTAATGGTGAAGGCAGAGGAAAAGACTGGCTGGGATTCCTTTCCTTCAGGGATTCAATCATTTTGGATTTTGGTGGTTCTGAAGAACTCGGATGCGAGGGAGACAAGCTACTCGGTGAATGTGATTGGGAAGCGAGTTGGGAGTGTAAAGACCGTGATTTGAGTGATTGAAATTGAGATTCGTCAACTGAGAGAGGCCTGAAATGAGAAGGGCGTGTGACACTACCACCGTCAAATCGTTGTCTCATCCTTCCTGATCTCCAACGCCAAGGCATCGGAGAACCCAAAGCACCACTCTTGTTCGACTTCCCCTCGAAATTTTCGCGAGTCAAATCACTAAAGCTCCCATTTTCACTCTTATCGGAACCATCCGATGAATCCATCGCACTCGGACCCGAAGAATCACTCGATCCATTGCCAAATTCAGGACTCAAAACCCTGGATTTTAAACTCCTAACAGGCAACCCCAAAGGTTTATCATCTCTAAACGAAATCAATTCACCATACTTTTCGACACCACAATGTGGTTGAGCCAGCACAACCGTGGGTTCCCCTTGGACATACTTTGAACTCCAAGCTTGAACAACATTTTCCTCGTAAGGGTTGTCAAAGCTACCATTTTTAACATTAAAACATCCAGCTTTACCCTGTCCACTACAGTGCATGGAATGATCAAAACCATCTTCAAATATAGACGAAACATGGAACATTCCAGAAGCATGCGAGTGAGAATCATCAAGATTACCATTATCAATATATCTACGACCGAACAAGCCATAAGAAACAGCAATGCCAATCAACATAAGATGAAGAAGTTCCCAAAACTTGTTGAGTACTGTTTGGTTTATGAAATCTGGAGGTTGGGAAGGGAACAATGGGATTGCAATGAGTAAGAAAGCAAAAAACAGCAACTTACCAAGAAAGAGCGCGTAGTTATTGCTATCATTGTTTCTGTGTATGTTGTTGGCCCTTGTGAAGGGAGGATCTGAATCCGCCATTAATAAAGTACAGAAGCTTTCTCCGCTTCTGCTTGTTTGTTGggtttctcttcttcttttggtAAGTGAAGTGaaaatgggggggggggaggTCTGAAGATGTATTAAACTATACTTTGATTGATGGAAGAAAGGAAGACTTTGAAATCAAGGAAAATAATGGTCCAGTTGCAAAGAGAGTAAAGttgaacttttttatttttttagaaaaacaaaaGCAAGGAAACTAAGGGTCCGGTTGCAAAAAG is part of the Gossypium hirsutum isolate 1008001.06 chromosome D11, Gossypium_hirsutum_v2.1, whole genome shotgun sequence genome and encodes:
- the LOC107923971 gene encoding tubulin alpha-3 chain-like, producing the protein MREIISVHIGQAGIQVGNSCWELYCLEHEIHPDGTMPSDTSMGVAHDAFNTFFSETGSGKHVPRAVFVDLEPTVIDEVRTGPYRQLFHPEQLISGKEDAANNFARGHYTIGKEIVDLCLDRVRKLADNCTGLQGFMVFNAVGGGTGSGLGSLLLERLSVDYGKKSKLGFTIYPSPQVSTAVVEPYNSVLSTHSLLEHTDVAVLLDNEAIYDICRRSLDIERPTYTNLNRLISQTISSLTTSLRFDGAINVDITEFQTNLVPYPRIHFMLSSYAPVISAEKAYHEQISVPEITNAVFEPSSMMAKCDPRHGKYMACCLMYRGDVVPKDVNAAVATIKTKRTVQFVDWCPTGFKCGINYQPPAVVPGGDLAKVQRAVCMISNNTAVAEVFARIDHKFDLMYSKRAFVHWYVGEGMEEGEFSEAREDLAALEKDYEEVGAEGGDDEEEGEEY
- the LOC107923466 gene encoding uncharacterized protein; the encoded protein is MADSDPPFTRANNIHRNNDSNNYALFLGKLLFFAFLLIAIPLFPSQPPDFINQTVLNKFWELLHLMLIGIAVSYGLFGRRYIDNGNLDDSHSHASGMFHVSSIFEDGFDHSMHCSGQGKAGCFNVKNGSFDNPYEENVVQAWSSKYVQGEPTVVLAQPHCGVEKYGELISFRDDKPLGLPVRSLKSRVLSPEFGNGSSDSSGPSAMDSSDGSDKSENGSFSDLTRENFEGKSNKSGALGSPMPWRWRSGRMRQRFDGGSVTRPSHFRPLSVDESQFQSLKSRSLHSQLASQSHSPSSLSPSHPSSSEPPKSKMIESLKERNPSQSFPLPSPLKRRKPVIASHSRQYSDGSLLGTRSRKCFEDEWEEFCDSKKDDGSSANKERVSRYPLKFDAKPIAPSKASSRGKSVRTFRGSGITIVGSGDAREKQENHTKGCDEIEEVEGYKGGSDPKLGDCNPSVVFNRQNLGGNAYMPNPTYSRNRNQEFAENSESEREDEDFGERSDEATMSGTTSVAGSDTYEVDRKAGEFIAKFREQIRLQRTTSIDTLKGFNVNFLE